One region of Cytobacillus sp. FSL H8-0458 genomic DNA includes:
- a CDS encoding EamA family transporter, translating to MKINKGILYILIGASFFGFTPIFAKLGFSYGYSLGQITIAQMVISFILLWSFTLIKRSSFKGLHMKNMLQIMMTGCFVGLTSIFYYGSMQYLPASLAIILMFQFVWIGILLEWAFSKIKPAPVTVLSIILILIGVFFASNIVNGDIQGLPVKGFILGILSAITYAGFIFFSGKVAVNVDPWTRSSLMVTGSAILVLILFMRDIPSVLPLEENLLTIAVGVSLFGAVLPPLFFAAGAPLVSGGIANILTSIELPIAILSASIILSETVTPLQWLGTAIILAAIAFNELGTGLFRRRKESA from the coding sequence TTGAAAATCAATAAAGGAATTTTATATATACTGATCGGTGCTTCCTTTTTCGGATTTACACCGATTTTTGCAAAGTTGGGATTTAGTTATGGCTACTCTCTGGGGCAGATTACGATTGCACAGATGGTTATTTCCTTCATTTTATTATGGTCCTTCACATTGATAAAACGCTCCAGTTTCAAAGGGCTCCATATGAAAAACATGCTGCAAATCATGATGACCGGCTGTTTTGTCGGTTTAACCAGCATTTTCTATTATGGCTCCATGCAGTATCTTCCTGCATCGCTGGCCATCATTTTAATGTTCCAGTTTGTCTGGATCGGGATCCTTTTAGAATGGGCTTTCAGCAAAATAAAACCGGCGCCTGTCACCGTGCTTTCGATCATTTTGATATTAATCGGGGTCTTTTTCGCTTCTAATATTGTAAATGGCGACATACAGGGGCTTCCAGTTAAAGGTTTCATTTTGGGAATCCTCTCGGCGATCACTTATGCCGGATTCATCTTCTTCAGCGGCAAGGTCGCTGTAAATGTGGATCCATGGACACGGAGTTCATTGATGGTGACAGGATCAGCCATCCTGGTGCTGATCCTGTTCATGCGTGATATCCCGTCCGTACTGCCTTTGGAGGAAAATCTGCTGACTATTGCCGTCGGGGTTTCGCTATTTGGAGCAGTCCTTCCGCCTCTGTTTTTCGCGGCTGGTGCGCCTCTGGTTTCAGGAGGAATTGCCAATATCCTAACCTCTATTGAATTGCCAATCGCCATCCTGTCAGCAAGCATTATCTTGTCAGAAACGGTAACCCCGCTTCAGTGGCTGGGCACGGCGATTATTCTGGCTGCGATTGCTTTTAATGAACTGGGTACAGGCCTTTTCCGGCGTCGAAAGGAAAGTGCCTGA
- a CDS encoding LysR family transcriptional regulator has product MELRQIKYFIEVAKREHVTDAALALHVAQSAVSRQIFNLESELGVNLFIREGRNVKLTPIGKIFLEQMEEAIKVIDNAKRQVKEYLDPEQGRIRFGFPSSLALYTLPSIISAFRGRYPHVKFELKQSAYRDLISGVAEGEIDMALIGPLPKKERKVKGDILFTEKMVALVPASHPFADKPLLNLNQLKDESFILFPKGYVLRELFDDACSHLGFQPKVSFEGDDIDTIKGLVSAGLGLTLIPESTLADSLPRSTVRLPVMPQITRAVGIIIPSERQLLPAEKLFYHFLRDFFEVLNEFQN; this is encoded by the coding sequence ATGGAATTAAGGCAGATTAAATACTTTATTGAAGTAGCGAAAAGAGAACATGTAACCGATGCGGCTTTGGCTTTACATGTGGCACAATCCGCTGTGAGCAGACAGATATTCAACCTTGAATCGGAGCTGGGGGTGAATTTGTTTATCCGTGAAGGAAGGAATGTGAAATTGACGCCGATCGGCAAGATATTTTTGGAACAGATGGAAGAAGCCATAAAGGTAATCGATAATGCCAAACGGCAAGTTAAGGAGTATCTGGACCCGGAGCAAGGCAGAATACGTTTCGGCTTTCCAAGCAGTCTGGCGCTCTATACGCTGCCTTCCATCATATCTGCTTTCCGCGGTCGCTATCCGCATGTGAAGTTTGAACTGAAACAGAGCGCTTATCGTGATTTAATCAGCGGAGTGGCGGAAGGGGAAATCGATATGGCATTGATTGGCCCGCTCCCTAAGAAAGAGAGAAAGGTTAAGGGGGATATTTTATTCACTGAGAAAATGGTCGCTTTGGTTCCTGCTTCCCATCCTTTTGCGGACAAACCTTTATTAAATCTGAACCAGCTGAAAGATGAATCCTTTATCTTGTTTCCTAAGGGATATGTTTTGCGTGAATTATTCGATGATGCCTGCAGTCATCTTGGCTTTCAGCCTAAAGTGTCATTTGAAGGGGATGATATTGATACGATTAAAGGCTTGGTCTCAGCAGGTCTGGGCTTGACGCTTATTCCGGAATCAACATTGGCTGACAGCCTGCCGCGTTCCACAGTAAGGCTGCCTGTCATGCCACAGATTACCCGTGCGGTAGGAATCATTATTCCCAGTGAACGGCAGCTGCTGCCGGCAGAGAAACTTTTCTATCATTTCTTACGCGATTTCTTTGAGGTATTGAATGAATTTCAAAACTGA
- the gdhA gene encoding NADP-specific glutamate dehydrogenase produces MTAITEINEKRIQAYDYVQEVFETVKKRNPNESEFHQVVKEVFDSLVPVFEKNPIYMEQSILERIAEPERVITFRVPWVDDRGKVQVNRGFRVQFNSAIGPYKGGLRFHPSVNASIIKFLGFEQIFKNALTGLPIGGGKGGADFDPKGKSDGEIMRFTQSFMLELSRHIGPDIDVPAGDIGVGAREIGYLFGQYKRIRGGYEAGVLTGKGIGYGGSLTRTEATGYGTVYFVQEMLKEIGLSFKESTVVISGSGNVSTYAIEKAAQLGAKVVACSDSDGYIYDPNGISLDTVKRLKEVERKRIREYVKEHPYAQYFEGCSGIWSIPCDIALPCATQNEIDEAAAEILVANGVKAIGEGANMPCTSGAINEFLRNSVLFGPAKAANAGGVAVSALEMAQNSSRLSWTFEEVDEKLQQIMMNIYRSSVKAAEDYGYPGNLVAGANIAGFIKVADAMIVQGVI; encoded by the coding sequence ATGACTGCAATAACAGAAATTAATGAGAAGCGAATACAGGCGTACGATTATGTTCAAGAGGTATTCGAAACAGTCAAAAAGCGCAATCCTAATGAAAGTGAATTTCATCAGGTCGTTAAAGAAGTGTTTGATTCACTCGTGCCAGTATTTGAGAAAAACCCGATATACATGGAGCAAAGTATTCTTGAAAGAATAGCGGAACCTGAAAGAGTAATCACCTTTAGAGTCCCCTGGGTGGATGACCGGGGAAAAGTACAGGTGAACCGGGGCTTTCGGGTACAATTCAATAGCGCAATCGGTCCCTACAAGGGCGGCTTGCGATTCCATCCTTCTGTTAATGCCAGCATCATCAAATTTCTGGGCTTTGAACAAATTTTCAAAAATGCCCTTACAGGCCTGCCAATCGGAGGAGGAAAAGGCGGAGCTGATTTTGATCCTAAGGGGAAATCTGATGGGGAGATCATGAGATTCACACAAAGCTTCATGCTGGAACTAAGCAGGCATATCGGACCGGATATAGACGTTCCTGCCGGAGATATCGGGGTCGGCGCCAGAGAAATAGGCTATCTGTTTGGACAGTATAAGAGAATCCGTGGAGGCTATGAAGCTGGAGTCCTGACAGGGAAAGGAATCGGGTATGGCGGAAGCTTAACCCGCACTGAAGCGACTGGTTACGGTACGGTTTACTTTGTACAGGAAATGCTGAAGGAAATTGGCCTTTCCTTTAAAGAAAGCACTGTCGTTATCTCCGGTTCAGGAAATGTCTCTACCTATGCGATTGAAAAAGCGGCACAGTTAGGCGCGAAGGTTGTAGCCTGCAGCGATTCTGACGGCTATATCTATGATCCTAACGGCATCAGCCTTGATACAGTAAAAAGGCTGAAGGAAGTTGAGAGAAAAAGGATCCGGGAATATGTGAAAGAACATCCCTATGCCCAATACTTTGAGGGATGTTCCGGCATCTGGTCCATCCCCTGTGACATCGCTCTTCCGTGTGCGACACAAAATGAAATCGATGAGGCAGCAGCAGAAATCCTTGTTGCCAATGGAGTTAAAGCCATTGGCGAAGGAGCAAATATGCCATGCACATCCGGGGCCATCAATGAGTTTCTAAGAAACAGCGTTCTCTTTGGTCCGGCAAAAGCGGCCAATGCAGGCGGTGTTGCCGTTTCTGCATTAGAAATGGCCCAAAACAGCTCAAGATTATCCTGGACATTTGAAGAAGTTGATGAAAAACTGCAGCAAATTATGATGAATATATACCGGAGCAGCGTCAAAGCTGCCGAGGATTATGGCTATCCAGGCAATCTGGTGGCAGGCGCTAATATCGCAGGATTTATAAAAGTAGCCGATGCCATGATCGTACAGGGAGTTATATAA
- a CDS encoding helix-turn-helix transcriptional regulator, whose amino-acid sequence MKKVERINVMMRYINNRAHFTISEIMQEFNISRSTAIRDIREIEAMGMPLVAEVGRDGGYFVMNNSVLPTVRFTDNEIKALFIAFMATRNLQLPYLMSRQSLAEKLLGLISESQQEDLVLLNQILLFEGTNPNNPDLLDLSDLPHPMLEKLIQSLILDRYLLITIKEEKEVRTYPIYLLHLYREKSIWKVEAFDLKEEKRQILPVDNLIEVEPYPVKKRISRKNILEKLSLQDEAVNLVLELGPQAIAQFKKYHPIKTSIAYTNPYQTTAVLKTFINVNNREELNEVTNWLLFLGKDTTVREMPEEVLECLQERLRLFRP is encoded by the coding sequence ATGAAAAAAGTGGAACGGATTAATGTAATGATGCGGTATATCAACAACCGCGCTCACTTTACTATTTCTGAAATCATGCAGGAATTTAACATTTCCCGTTCAACAGCGATTCGGGATATTCGGGAAATAGAAGCCATGGGGATGCCGCTTGTCGCTGAAGTGGGAAGGGATGGGGGTTATTTTGTCATGAATAACTCCGTCCTGCCCACTGTACGCTTTACCGATAATGAGATCAAAGCTCTGTTTATCGCCTTTATGGCTACAAGAAATCTGCAGCTCCCCTATCTAATGAGCCGTCAGTCTTTAGCTGAAAAATTACTCGGCCTGATTTCGGAATCCCAGCAGGAAGACCTGGTTCTTTTAAATCAAATTCTGCTGTTTGAAGGGACCAATCCTAATAATCCCGATCTGCTTGATCTGTCAGACCTCCCACATCCGATGCTGGAAAAACTCATTCAATCTCTTATTTTGGATCGCTATTTATTGATTACCATAAAAGAAGAGAAGGAAGTCAGGACTTATCCCATTTATCTTTTGCACCTTTATCGTGAAAAAAGCATTTGGAAGGTTGAAGCCTTTGATTTAAAGGAAGAAAAGAGACAAATATTACCCGTGGATAATCTCATCGAAGTCGAACCATATCCGGTGAAAAAAAGAATAAGCAGGAAAAATATTTTAGAAAAACTAAGTCTGCAGGACGAGGCTGTCAATCTTGTCCTTGAACTCGGTCCACAGGCAATTGCCCAGTTCAAGAAATACCATCCTATTAAGACTTCCATTGCCTATACAAACCCTTACCAGACCACAGCTGTTCTCAAAACGTTTATCAATGTTAACAATAGAGAGGAACTGAATGAAGTCACCAATTGGCTGCTTTTCCTGGGTAAAGATACCACGGTCAGGGAAATGCCGGAAGAAGTTTTAGAATGCCTGCAGGAGAGATTAAGATTATTCCGTCCATAA
- a CDS encoding GyrI-like domain-containing protein → MANYTLEEKESFTVLGIGTELKSDYTDYAGINKEKADFWQAVKQDGRLDKLKAVATNDYIFVVNEAVNNKMMHYAGVMTEATLPEATRLIQFPEGEYLVVKGEASTSEELSNMLTGIAFGQALPEAADYAYVGGPNASVEMGQRNGMVFGEMWIPVVKK, encoded by the coding sequence ATGGCAAATTATACTCTGGAAGAAAAAGAAAGCTTTACCGTTTTAGGCATTGGAACTGAATTGAAGAGCGATTACACAGATTATGCAGGCATAAATAAGGAAAAAGCAGACTTCTGGCAGGCAGTCAAACAGGATGGAAGGCTTGACAAATTAAAGGCCGTAGCGACAAATGATTACATTTTTGTCGTAAACGAAGCCGTAAATAACAAGATGATGCATTATGCAGGCGTCATGACAGAGGCAACTCTGCCGGAAGCAACGAGATTGATTCAATTTCCTGAAGGAGAATACCTCGTTGTGAAAGGGGAAGCCAGCACATCTGAAGAATTGAGCAATATGCTTACGGGGATTGCCTTTGGTCAAGCTCTGCCGGAAGCAGCAGATTACGCCTATGTCGGCGGTCCTAATGCCTCGGTTGAAATGGGGCAGCGAAACGGAATGGTTTTCGGTGAAATGTGGATTCCTGTTGTGAAGAAATAG
- a CDS encoding TerD family protein, producing the protein MNSMLQMGGNTVLSSPNGYVTVSYDMSQLIDISLTAFLLTDSDKVQGDSGIIFYNQPKSPSGEAALLPAETKGTRKVHTIQFDMSKVPAGIHKIAITLTEDNHMGFSNVKNLKAEICTGHTTIELTPSSFTKENGIVVLELYVRNGQIKAKSIWRGFESGLEGLCNNYGVEVDSTEDNKPAETKTVQSLPAAAENKHFQNTITLEKVKGTISLDKGQKPVIIEKTPTITATVSWKTGTDYDIYALVYTKDGRQIDVAMFGASGTPPLRSFANGAVEHMGDVRRDYSSTKTEVIKLRLNNDILAVVPVVYSAQSNGTGSFYRYKVSMSIDNHSGTSVTISAKNANNDDRIYTCVPGVLHNTPDGVIISPLELYSLPDSEYRPKLRMGPSNMVEVVMDAGPRNDYK; encoded by the coding sequence TTGAATTCAATGCTGCAAATGGGGGGAAATACAGTGTTAAGTTCCCCAAATGGTTATGTCACTGTTAGCTACGATATGTCTCAATTGATCGATATTTCCTTAACCGCTTTCCTTTTAACAGATTCAGATAAGGTACAAGGAGACAGCGGGATTATTTTTTATAATCAGCCAAAGAGCCCTTCTGGTGAAGCAGCTCTATTGCCGGCTGAAACTAAAGGGACTAGGAAAGTACATACTATTCAATTTGATATGAGTAAAGTGCCTGCTGGCATTCATAAAATAGCGATTACTCTGACAGAGGATAATCACATGGGGTTCTCGAATGTAAAGAATTTAAAAGCCGAGATATGTACGGGTCATACCACCATCGAGTTAACTCCATCCAGTTTTACAAAGGAAAATGGAATTGTGGTTTTAGAATTATATGTAAGGAATGGTCAGATAAAGGCAAAATCAATCTGGCGCGGATTTGAATCCGGGCTTGAAGGGTTATGTAACAATTACGGTGTGGAAGTTGACTCCACTGAGGATAATAAGCCTGCTGAAACTAAGACTGTTCAGTCTCTTCCTGCTGCTGCCGAAAACAAACATTTCCAAAACACGATCACTCTTGAAAAGGTGAAGGGCACAATCAGTCTCGACAAAGGTCAAAAGCCGGTGATCATTGAAAAAACACCAACAATTACAGCCACGGTATCCTGGAAAACTGGAACAGATTATGATATCTATGCTCTGGTTTATACAAAGGATGGCAGGCAGATCGATGTCGCCATGTTTGGTGCAAGCGGAACACCTCCACTTAGAAGTTTTGCAAACGGAGCAGTTGAACATATGGGTGATGTGAGAAGAGATTACAGTTCAACGAAGACAGAAGTAATTAAATTGAGACTGAATAATGATATCCTGGCAGTCGTGCCTGTCGTTTACTCTGCCCAGTCTAATGGAACAGGTTCATTCTACAGATACAAAGTGTCCATGAGTATAGATAATCATAGCGGCACCTCCGTTACGATATCAGCCAAAAATGCCAACAATGATGACCGCATTTATACCTGTGTGCCCGGAGTCCTCCATAATACGCCAGATGGAGTAATTATAAGTCCATTGGAGCTGTACAGTTTACCTGATTCGGAGTATAGACCTAAACTAAGAATGGGGCCTTCCAATATGGTAGAGGTTGTAATGGATGCAGGTCCTAGAAATGATTACAAATAA
- a CDS encoding DUF2642 domain-containing protein: MDPMYAYRVNPQTTQNGPMQVIAREPFVYEALRSLKGKRAVLDTTCGSVSGVVVDAKLDHVVIQEYDSTFFVRLREIVWIMPES; this comes from the coding sequence ATGGACCCTATGTATGCCTACCGGGTAAATCCGCAAACAACACAGAATGGCCCTATGCAGGTGATTGCCAGAGAACCCTTTGTTTATGAAGCGCTGCGCAGTTTAAAAGGAAAAAGAGCCGTCCTGGATACCACATGCGGTTCAGTCAGCGGAGTGGTTGTTGATGCTAAGCTTGATCATGTTGTCATTCAAGAATATGATTCTACATTTTTTGTTCGCCTTCGTGAAATCGTCTGGATAATGCCTGAATCCTAA
- a CDS encoding DUF488 domain-containing protein: MKVYTIGHYNHSIEQFLKLLGAAEINFVADVRAFPASRRNSHFKKENMAQWLKEAGIHYRHFPGLGGRRKMSGLVGEQLNEGWNNRSFHNYADYTLTDDFQYALEQLKEQAAETTLVYMCSEYHPARCHRLLISNWLKANGWDVRHLIPDAKGNPKIIPHELGKWGAMPIIEEDGTVVYPKL, translated from the coding sequence ATGAAAGTTTATACGATTGGACATTATAACCATTCGATCGAACAATTTTTAAAGCTGCTGGGAGCAGCTGAAATTAACTTTGTGGCAGATGTCCGGGCATTTCCTGCAAGCCGCAGGAATTCACACTTTAAAAAAGAAAACATGGCCCAGTGGCTGAAGGAAGCGGGGATTCATTATCGCCATTTTCCCGGTCTTGGCGGGAGAAGGAAAATGTCGGGCCTGGTAGGAGAGCAATTGAACGAAGGATGGAATAACCGCTCGTTTCACAATTATGCGGATTATACACTGACGGATGATTTTCAGTATGCTTTGGAGCAGCTCAAGGAACAGGCCGCAGAAACGACGCTCGTCTATATGTGTTCAGAATATCATCCGGCAAGATGTCATCGCCTTCTCATCAGCAACTGGCTGAAGGCAAATGGATGGGATGTGCGCCATCTCATTCCTGATGCCAAGGGAAATCCGAAGATCATCCCACATGAATTGGGGAAGTGGGGAGCCATGCCAATCATTGAAGAAGATGGGACTGTCGTTTATCCGAAGCTATAA
- a CDS encoding DUF4385 domain-containing protein → MAFDYDLDFEKIDFRKNPELYRVGRGEQGVLLVEPYKSEILKHWRFKTPDIAEESSDKIYQMFLDYKEKEDFVGMDMARKFLQMGYTRARRYTNYKGGKKYDENGKVNERQNDPVKAESASIFMEKWKLAREDQDYLKRKKEHQKKYG, encoded by the coding sequence ATGGCCTTCGATTACGATCTGGACTTTGAAAAAATAGATTTCCGCAAGAATCCTGAACTGTATAGGGTTGGCAGGGGAGAACAGGGTGTGCTGCTGGTGGAGCCTTATAAGAGCGAGATCCTGAAGCATTGGCGATTTAAGACTCCGGATATCGCTGAGGAGTCATCCGATAAAATTTATCAGATGTTTCTTGATTATAAGGAGAAAGAAGATTTTGTCGGAATGGACATGGCGAGGAAATTTCTGCAGATGGGCTATACAAGAGCCCGCCGGTATACGAATTACAAAGGCGGGAAGAAATATGATGAGAATGGCAAGGTAAACGAAAGGCAGAATGATCCGGTGAAGGCAGAATCGGCGTCCATCTTTATGGAGAAATGGAAGCTCGCGCGGGAGGATCAGGATTATCTTAAGCGAAAAAAAGAGCATCAGAAGAAATATGGCTGA